ACCGACCAGACCCACGGCGCCATTTTCAAGCAGGTTCAAGAAGTCGCTCCATTTCAGTCTGAAGCTGACGTGCGGCAGTTTTTTGTGTCCCAGGGGCTTAAGGCTGACGAACTGGATAAGGCAATCGCGTCATCCGACCGTAAACTGGCCATGATGACTTTTGATACCGAGGCGCAGCTCTCAGGTATCCGTGGTGTGCCAAGCCTGCTGGTGAATGGCAAATACATGTTGAACATTCAGGGCCGCAGCAGCGCTGAGATAGCCGAGTTGGTGCAATACCTGGTCAAGCAGTAAACATACATGGTGAAAGAAACGCCCGGCTATGCCGGGCGTTTTACTTTGTTAGACCTAGGTCGGAATGGATGCAATAAATCTGATTTGAACCATCACAAAGAGTTTTTGTTAGGTCGTTGATATTAAATGTTAAAAAATAATTTAGATGCGATAAGCAATCATCACTTAGACTAAGGTCGTGATTGAGGTCACACTCTGCCTTGTTAGATTAACCGTGACTTAACTTAATTATTACAAACACAGGGGAGTCACAACAATGGCATTCGAAAGCAACGAAAAGGCTCAGGGTTACTGGCGCGAAAATCTTCGCCTGGTGATCAGCCTGCTGGCAGTGTGGTTTGTCGTATCTTACGGCTTTGGCATTCTGTTGGTGGATGTGC
This portion of the Shewanella amazonensis SB2B genome encodes:
- a CDS encoding thiol:disulfide interchange protein DsbA/DsbL; this encodes MSLSAMAATFVEGKDYVRVEGFSESHTPVLREFFSYNCPHCFRMDHTIEEAVGLVAKEVRFERTPVGAGRNPWQMSQLAYYLAQKFNVTDQTHGAIFKQVQEVAPFQSEADVRQFFVSQGLKADELDKAIASSDRKLAMMTFDTEAQLSGIRGVPSLLVNGKYMLNIQGRSSAEIAELVQYLVKQ